The Clostridium chauvoei genome has a window encoding:
- a CDS encoding LicD family protein encodes MKKANIRESQLRMLDILIEIDRVCKKHNIKYWLESGTLLGALRHGGFIPWDDDLDVGMLREDYIKFLEIVEDELGEGYACQTPKTDKLTQNAFTKIRDLNSEIKSVNNYGEFRGLFVDVFPYDSYTPRNEKMQKKNTFIILTKWFSDLTFKKPFIKNISKNTIIALCKVNKIVYKFISYTKVIEKMYYQGFEVDREETGKIMYGIEVFDKKVLDYNDVMPLKTGKFEGIEFPIPNNSERVLEVFYGNWNELPPEDKRIPSHSDDIYIEEKKAVSN; translated from the coding sequence ATGAAAAAGGCTAATATAAGGGAATCACAATTAAGAATGCTTGATATATTAATAGAAATAGATAGAGTATGTAAAAAACACAATATAAAGTATTGGTTAGAGTCAGGAACTTTATTAGGAGCATTGAGACATGGAGGGTTTATTCCATGGGATGATGATTTAGATGTTGGTATGTTAAGAGAAGATTATATAAAGTTTTTAGAAATAGTTGAAGATGAGTTAGGTGAAGGATATGCATGTCAAACACCTAAAACAGATAAGCTAACTCAAAATGCATTTACTAAAATTAGAGATCTTAATAGTGAAATAAAATCTGTAAATAACTACGGTGAATTTAGAGGATTATTTGTAGATGTATTCCCATATGATAGTTATACACCTAGGAATGAGAAGATGCAAAAGAAAAACACTTTCATAATATTAACTAAGTGGTTTAGTGATTTAACATTTAAGAAACCCTTTATAAAAAATATTTCTAAAAATACAATAATAGCTTTGTGTAAAGTAAACAAAATAGTATATAAGTTTATTTCATACACAAAGGTAATAGAAAAAATGTATTATCAAGGTTTTGAAGTAGATAGAGAAGAAACTGGAAAAATAATGTATGGAATAGAAGTTTTTGATAAAAAAGTTTTAGATTATAATGATGTTATGCCACTAAAAACAGGAAAATTTGAAGGTATAGAATTCCCTATACCAAATAATTCTGAAAGAGTTCTTGAGGTATTCTACGGAAATTGGAATGAACTTCCACCAGAGGATAAAAGAATACCATCACATAGTGATGATATTTATATAGAGGAAAAAAAGGCAGTCTCAAATTAG
- a CDS encoding glycosyltransferase family 2 protein, translating to MKKITVVVPVYNCEKYIESTLESICNQTISNDIKIIAVNDGSKDNSRDIIKEKFKNRVTIIDKENGGVSSARNVAIENCDTEYIAFVDSDDLIKKDMFEKLYKNLKNNNSDVSICGFRKCTEEMETIEEVIVSKEESITGNEAVKLFLKYKTNGYVWGKLYKTSIFKDNNLRFTDQLYEDSIFIYKLYKLCNKISFVKESLYDYIQRPGSLTKINRPEASLDLLKNVEYIHKDIDNEFSEAEKIYMLITLSESYSHYCYNKIYSKKHNTKLMGYGDFLEKIKKYKSKITIPFILFNKDLSLMSKVRYMLFKLNLLYLVYATLFRNKFEEKV from the coding sequence TTGAAAAAAATAACAGTCGTAGTTCCGGTTTATAATTGTGAAAAATATATAGAATCAACCTTAGAAAGCATCTGTAACCAAACAATATCTAATGACATAAAAATAATAGCTGTAAATGATGGCTCTAAAGATAATTCAAGAGATATTATAAAAGAAAAATTTAAGAATAGAGTTACCATTATAGACAAAGAAAATGGAGGGGTAAGCTCAGCTAGAAATGTGGCTATTGAAAATTGTGATACAGAATATATAGCTTTTGTAGACTCTGATGATTTAATAAAAAAAGATATGTTTGAAAAGCTATATAAGAATTTAAAGAATAATAATTCAGATGTTTCCATTTGTGGTTTTAGAAAATGCACAGAAGAAATGGAAACTATAGAAGAAGTTATTGTATCTAAGGAAGAATCTATTACAGGAAATGAAGCAGTCAAATTATTTTTAAAATACAAAACCAATGGATATGTATGGGGGAAACTATATAAAACTTCTATATTTAAAGATAATAACTTAAGATTTACAGATCAATTATATGAAGATTCTATTTTTATATATAAATTATATAAACTTTGCAATAAAATATCTTTCGTGAAGGAAAGTTTATATGATTATATACAAAGACCAGGATCATTAACAAAAATAAATAGACCAGAAGCTTCTTTGGATTTACTTAAAAATGTAGAGTATATACATAAAGATATAGATAATGAATTTTCAGAAGCAGAAAAAATATATATGCTAATAACATTAAGTGAAAGTTATTCACATTATTGTTATAATAAGATTTACTCTAAAAAACATAATACCAAGTTAATGGGATATGGAGATTTTTTAGAAAAGATTAAAAAATATAAAAGCAAAATAACAATACCATTTATACTTTTTAATAAAGATTTAAGTTTAATGTCTAAAGTAAGATATATGCTTTTTAAATTAAATTTGCTTTATTTAGTTTATGCTACCTTATTTAGAAATAAATTTGAGGAAAAAGTTTAA
- a CDS encoding glycosyltransferase family 4 protein, producing the protein MKDLVVVHNLINYSGGIFTVVNNLIKNQISEGIKVYVCYYRHEESEKAMKELEKLGVTLIPVECENRYSGYFAIFGLPVKKVLKTIKSKHPDKKVIIHGHSVASIGLVNYIRRIKAPIVCTIHAKFIPNSKSLALGKLSAKASRNKNITFVGVSNETREYAIKEVEIDPKQVITIYNGIEKVTAEKIATEKTVIGFVGAIVRPKGWNYLLEATKKLREVRDDFEVVFVGDGEDESTLHEKIKEYNLEDTVVCMGAVKRPDINVMPRFDILTLPSESEGLPMVILEAISQGIPVVASNVGGIPEVIKDKENGLLLKDLNSEELYNSLKYLLDNKQQLKTMAKKAEESFVGKFDGNNMAKEYLNLYERVTE; encoded by the coding sequence ATGAAAGATTTAGTTGTAGTTCATAACCTTATAAATTATTCTGGGGGTATCTTTACAGTTGTAAATAACTTAATAAAAAACCAAATTAGTGAAGGCATAAAAGTTTATGTATGCTACTATAGACATGAGGAATCTGAAAAAGCTATGAAGGAATTAGAAAAACTAGGTGTTACGTTAATTCCTGTAGAATGTGAAAATAGATATTCAGGATATTTTGCTATCTTTGGTCTTCCTGTTAAAAAGGTACTAAAGACAATTAAGAGTAAGCATCCAGATAAAAAAGTAATTATTCACGGTCATAGTGTAGCATCTATAGGACTGGTAAACTATATAAGAAGAATAAAGGCTCCAATAGTATGCACAATACATGCTAAATTTATACCAAATAGCAAATCCTTAGCATTAGGAAAACTTTCAGCAAAGGCTAGTAGAAATAAAAATATAACATTTGTTGGGGTAAGTAATGAAACTAGAGAGTATGCTATTAAAGAAGTAGAAATAGATCCGAAGCAAGTAATAACTATTTATAATGGTATAGAAAAAGTTACTGCTGAAAAAATAGCTACAGAAAAAACAGTTATAGGATTTGTTGGAGCTATAGTTAGACCAAAAGGATGGAATTATCTTTTAGAAGCTACAAAGAAGTTAAGAGAAGTAAGAGACGATTTTGAAGTTGTATTTGTAGGTGATGGAGAAGATGAGTCTACATTACATGAAAAAATAAAAGAATACAACTTAGAAGATACGGTAGTTTGCATGGGCGCTGTTAAGAGACCTGACATAAATGTTATGCCACGTTTTGATATATTAACATTACCATCAGAAAGTGAAGGATTACCTATGGTTATTCTTGAAGCTATTTCACAAGGGATCCCTGTAGTTGCATCTAATGTAGGAGGAATTCCAGAAGTTATAAAAGATAAAGAAAATGGGTTATTATTAAAAGATTTAAATTCAGAAGAGCTTTATAATAGTTTAAAGTATCTATTAGATAATAAACAACAATTAAAAACTATGGCAAAAAAAGCAGAAGAAAGCTTTGTTGGGAAATTTGACGGAAATAATATGGCTAAAGAGTATTTAAATTTATATGAGAGAGTTACAGAATAA
- a CDS encoding O-antigen ligase family protein yields MEKMKKIDFNKILANDVTHLILFIILNVYICSPVMATSLRFVILLTMLVFAISDIRFIAILLGTSNFIPVMWGISPFQIIMVTLMLSTIYTVKWKIKDSIIEVCKKREIIICAILLVWLAICSVVHKFDLSLIQPVLTALITIIFIYILITNNIISVKRFFGYYTLGLGHSLILGYMSINKMLGYKVYGYLNRLAFVRGDANSLGLIYTCLVIMIAAYLLYRFRTQTLLKKELILLIPFLISLNYTLKTASRGSLVGIAGGLFIMLFIFRGTKIKRKINFTKKKVIILSTVIAIMAVILLVFGGTIKNIIFHKYSVIFERLFDFGGSIKEDVRFILYTNALKFGFQNPIFGYGIANFREKMEFMNHSVFFDFLTAGGFIALGLFLTLFGTVIKRLGSFIKKNNNPIAYSILMGTVSVLICGTFYSATGDKTLWIPIALAMCFYSSSEKIEV; encoded by the coding sequence ATGGAGAAGATGAAGAAAATAGATTTTAATAAGATTCTAGCAAATGATGTAACACATTTAATTCTTTTCATAATTTTAAATGTGTATATTTGCTCTCCGGTTATGGCTACATCACTAAGATTTGTAATATTACTAACAATGTTGGTTTTTGCTATTTCAGATATAAGATTTATAGCTATTTTACTAGGTACTAGTAATTTTATTCCGGTAATGTGGGGGATTTCTCCCTTCCAAATAATTATGGTTACTTTAATGTTAAGTACCATATACACAGTTAAGTGGAAAATTAAAGATTCAATTATAGAAGTATGTAAAAAAAGAGAAATTATTATATGTGCAATATTATTAGTATGGCTTGCAATATGTTCAGTTGTTCATAAGTTTGACTTATCACTTATACAACCAGTATTAACAGCATTAATAACAATTATATTTATATATATATTAATTACTAATAATATAATTTCTGTAAAAAGATTTTTTGGTTATTATACATTAGGATTAGGACATTCATTAATATTAGGATATATGTCAATAAATAAGATGCTTGGATATAAAGTATATGGATATTTAAACAGATTAGCTTTTGTAAGAGGAGATGCTAATTCATTAGGTTTAATATATACATGCTTAGTAATTATGATTGCAGCATATTTACTATATAGGTTTAGAACTCAAACTTTATTAAAAAAAGAACTTATATTATTGATACCATTCTTAATTAGCTTAAACTATACTCTTAAAACAGCTTCAAGAGGAAGTTTAGTAGGAATAGCTGGTGGACTATTTATAATGTTATTTATATTTAGGGGAACAAAAATAAAGAGAAAAATAAACTTTACTAAGAAAAAGGTAATAATATTAAGCACAGTTATAGCTATAATGGCTGTTATCTTACTTGTTTTTGGTGGAACAATAAAGAATATAATTTTCCATAAATATTCAGTTATTTTTGAAAGATTATTTGATTTTGGTGGATCAATTAAAGAGGATGTAAGATTTATTCTGTATACTAATGCATTAAAATTTGGATTCCAAAATCCTATTTTTGGATATGGAATAGCTAACTTTAGAGAAAAAATGGAGTTTATGAACCATAGTGTATTCTTTGATTTCTTAACAGCTGGAGGCTTTATAGCATTAGGTTTATTCTTAACATTATTTGGAACAGTTATTAAGAGATTAGGAAGTTTTATAAAGAAGAATAATAATCCAATAGCATATTCTATACTTATGGGTACAGTTAGTGTATTAATATGTGGTACATTCTATTCAGCAACAGGAGATAAGACACTTTGGATTCCAATAGCATTAGCTATGTGTTTTTATAGTAGTTCAGAAAAGATTGAGGTATAG
- the wecB gene encoding non-hydrolyzing UDP-N-acetylglucosamine 2-epimerase, translating to MQKLKLMTIVGTRPEIIRLSEVIKSCDKYFDHVLVHTGQNWDYTLNDIFFEELGLRKPDHFLGVVGNHLGETMGNIIAESYRIIQEVKPDAILVLGDTNSCLAAISAKRLKVPIFHMEAGNRCFDQNVPEEINRKIVDHISDINLTYTEHSRRYLLSEGFRKEHIYVTGSPMKEVLSKNMDKIQASNVLEELNLESGKYILVSAHREENIDNDENLFGLVEALNTVAEQYNMPIIYSTHPRSWKRIEEKQIKFHPLVRQLKPFGFMAYNKLQMNSFCVLSDSGTLSEESAMLNFPGILIRTSTERPEVLDKGSVIVGGIKKNDILQSIDLAKAMQENKEPALLAIDYHDENVSVKVVKIIQSFTKIINKVTWGK from the coding sequence ATGCAAAAATTAAAACTAATGACCATAGTAGGTACAAGACCAGAAATAATAAGACTTTCAGAAGTAATTAAGTCTTGTGATAAATATTTTGATCATGTATTAGTTCATACAGGACAAAACTGGGACTACACTTTAAATGATATATTCTTTGAAGAATTAGGATTAAGAAAGCCAGATCATTTCTTAGGAGTAGTTGGAAATCATTTAGGAGAAACTATGGGTAATATAATAGCTGAAAGCTATAGAATTATTCAAGAAGTAAAGCCAGATGCAATATTAGTTTTAGGAGACACTAATAGTTGTTTAGCAGCAATTTCAGCTAAGAGACTTAAAGTGCCAATATTCCATATGGAAGCTGGAAATAGATGCTTTGATCAAAATGTTCCAGAAGAAATAAATAGAAAGATAGTTGATCATATAAGTGATATTAACTTAACATATACAGAACATAGTAGAAGATATCTTTTAAGTGAAGGCTTTAGAAAAGAACATATATATGTAACAGGTTCACCTATGAAAGAAGTTTTAAGTAAAAACATGGATAAAATACAAGCTTCAAATGTACTTGAAGAGTTAAATTTAGAATCAGGAAAATATATATTAGTAAGTGCTCATAGAGAAGAAAATATAGATAATGATGAAAACTTATTTGGATTAGTAGAAGCATTAAATACAGTTGCAGAACAATATAATATGCCAATAATATATTCAACTCATCCAAGAAGCTGGAAGAGAATTGAAGAAAAACAAATTAAGTTCCATCCATTAGTAAGACAATTAAAACCATTTGGATTTATGGCATATAATAAACTTCAAATGAATTCATTCTGTGTACTTTCAGATAGCGGAACTTTAAGTGAAGAATCAGCAATGCTTAATTTCCCAGGAATATTAATAAGAACTAGTACTGAAAGACCAGAAGTTCTTGATAAGGGATCTGTAATAGTTGGAGGAATTAAGAAAAATGATATACTTCAATCTATAGATTTAGCTAAAGCAATGCAAGAAAATAAAGAACCAGCATTATTAGCAATAGATTATCATGATGAAAATGTATCAGTTAAAGTTGTAAAGATAATACAAAGCTTTACTAAGATAATAAATAAAGTAACTTGGGGAAAATAA
- a CDS encoding NAD-dependent epimerase/dehydratase family protein, producing MKVLITGANGFIGKNLVCKLKETSNHDLILIDKENTTEELVKGALEADFIFHLAGINRPKDDKEFFEGNSNLTTILVDELIKANKTTPILITSSIQAELDNAYGKSKKYAEEALEKYNKETGANVLIYRLPNVFGKWCRPNYNSAVATFCHNIARGEEVWISDPTKEMTLVYIDDVIRCFVNELEEKENKGLQFKEVDVVHKATLGKIVDSLNAFKAIRKTSIIPNFADEFTKVLHSTYLSYLEEDNFSYTLDKKVDNRGWLAELIKSKEFGQIFISKTKPGITRGNHYHHTKVEKFLVIQGNAEIKFRKIDEDKVITYTVDGENPTVLDIPIGYTHSITNIGNDEVITLFWSNEIFDQKKPDTFFLEV from the coding sequence ATGAAAGTTTTAATTACAGGAGCTAATGGGTTTATTGGTAAAAATCTAGTTTGCAAGTTAAAAGAAACAAGTAACCATGATTTAATATTAATAGATAAAGAAAATACAACAGAAGAATTAGTAAAAGGAGCTTTAGAAGCAGATTTTATTTTTCATTTAGCAGGAATAAATAGACCAAAAGATGATAAAGAATTTTTTGAAGGAAATTCTAATTTAACTACTATTTTAGTAGATGAATTAATTAAAGCTAATAAAACAACTCCGATATTAATTACTTCTTCAATACAAGCAGAACTAGATAATGCATACGGAAAGAGCAAAAAGTATGCAGAAGAAGCATTAGAAAAATATAATAAAGAAACAGGGGCAAATGTTCTTATATATAGATTACCAAATGTATTTGGTAAATGGTGCAGACCAAATTATAACTCAGCAGTTGCAACTTTCTGTCATAACATAGCAAGAGGAGAAGAAGTTTGGATTTCAGATCCTACTAAAGAAATGACGTTAGTTTATATAGATGATGTAATAAGATGCTTTGTTAACGAATTAGAAGAAAAAGAAAATAAGGGTTTACAATTTAAAGAAGTTGATGTAGTACATAAAGCGACTTTAGGTAAAATAGTAGACAGTTTAAATGCATTCAAAGCTATTAGAAAGACAAGTATTATTCCAAACTTTGCTGATGAATTTACAAAAGTACTTCATAGCACATACTTATCATATTTAGAAGAAGATAATTTTTCTTATACTTTAGATAAAAAAGTTGATAATAGAGGATGGCTTGCAGAATTAATTAAGTCAAAAGAATTTGGACAAATATTTATATCTAAAACTAAACCAGGAATAACAAGAGGAAACCATTATCACCATACTAAGGTTGAGAAATTCTTAGTTATTCAAGGAAATGCAGAAATAAAGTTTAGAAAAATTGATGAAGATAAAGTTATAACTTATACTGTAGATGGAGAAAATCCAACAGTTTTAGATATTCCAATAGGTTATACTCACTCAATTACTAATATAGGTAATGATGAAGTAATAACACTATTTTGGTCAAACGAAATATTTGATCAAAAAAAACCAGATACTTTCTTTTTAGAAGTATAG
- a CDS encoding polysaccharide biosynthesis protein has protein sequence MFKDKVLLITGGTGSFGHTVLKRFIDTDIKEIRIFSRDEKKQDDMRTYIKSEKVKYYIGDVRDFESINHAMRGVDYVFHAAALKQVPSCEFYPMEAIKTNVQGSDNVFKAAIENKVSKVILLSTDKAVYPVNAMGMSKALAEKVMIARAREAGESGENSTVFCATRYGNVMASRGSVIPLFIKQIKEGKDLTVTDPNMTRYLMSLEESVDLVLYAYEHGRQGDIFVQKAPACTVLELATAVKEVFNSNAGIKIIGPRHGEKSYETLLTKEEFVQAIDHGNYFQIPSDNRDLNYAKYVTEGNEKFRADEEYNSDNTNRVNVEEVKRMLLKLPYIQYELNNGEADKANLTELV, from the coding sequence ATGTTTAAAGATAAGGTTCTTTTAATTACTGGAGGTACAGGATCTTTTGGTCATACTGTTCTAAAGAGATTTATTGATACAGACATTAAAGAAATAAGAATATTTTCAAGAGATGAAAAAAAGCAAGATGATATGAGAACTTATATAAAAAGTGAAAAGGTTAAGTATTATATTGGAGATGTAAGAGATTTTGAAAGTATAAATCATGCTATGAGAGGTGTTGATTATGTATTCCATGCAGCAGCTTTAAAGCAAGTACCTTCATGTGAGTTCTATCCTATGGAAGCTATAAAAACAAATGTACAAGGATCAGATAATGTATTTAAAGCAGCAATAGAAAATAAGGTATCAAAGGTTATATTATTAAGTACAGATAAAGCTGTTTATCCTGTTAATGCAATGGGAATGTCAAAGGCTTTAGCTGAAAAAGTTATGATAGCAAGAGCAAGAGAAGCAGGAGAAAGTGGAGAAAATTCAACAGTATTCTGTGCTACTAGATATGGTAATGTTATGGCATCAAGAGGATCAGTTATTCCGCTATTTATAAAACAAATAAAAGAAGGTAAGGATTTAACAGTAACAGATCCTAATATGACTAGATACTTAATGTCATTAGAAGAATCAGTAGATCTAGTTTTATATGCTTACGAGCATGGAAGACAAGGAGATATATTTGTACAAAAAGCACCAGCATGTACAGTTCTAGAACTTGCAACAGCTGTAAAGGAAGTCTTTAATTCAAATGCAGGAATTAAGATTATAGGACCTAGACATGGAGAAAAATCTTATGAAACTTTATTAACTAAAGAAGAATTCGTTCAAGCGATTGATCACGGAAATTACTTCCAAATACCATCAGATAATAGAGATTTAAATTATGCTAAGTACGTAACAGAAGGTAATGAAAAGTTTAGAGCTGATGAAGAATATAATTCAGATAATACAAACAGAGTAAATGTAGAAGAAGTTAAGAGAATGCTTCTTAAATTACCATATATTCAATATGAATTAAATAATGGAGAAGCAGATAAAGCTAACTTAACAGAATTGGTATAG
- a CDS encoding glycosyltransferase has product MDKVDISIIMGAYNEEERWVRKCIESILNQTFKNFEFIIILDNPNNIDLKNLIEDYAKKDSRIRFYINEKNLGLVDTLNKGIGLATGKYIARMDADDISVETRLEKQFNFLEKNKNISMIGTNIICINEEDNIIEESTDIVTDKELIKEISRYRNCMVHPSMMFKREDIIKIGNYRHVLYAEDYDLVSRFITSGYSISNINEVLLKYRVRKTSVTNTNKKNQILSSLYISEMHEMRLRGEDDKFSLEELKRRIENDNTKLHALADKLYTSGMDLYPNGNSLLRKLYFLSSVILDEKYKKIFNINKKANNLLNN; this is encoded by the coding sequence ATGGATAAGGTAGATATATCTATTATAATGGGGGCTTATAATGAAGAAGAAAGATGGGTTAGAAAATGTATAGAATCTATATTAAATCAAACCTTTAAAAACTTTGAGTTTATTATAATACTAGACAATCCAAATAATATTGATTTAAAAAATTTAATTGAGGATTATGCAAAAAAGGATTCTAGAATTAGATTTTATATAAATGAAAAAAATTTAGGATTAGTAGATACTTTAAATAAAGGTATAGGCCTTGCAACAGGTAAGTATATTGCTAGAATGGATGCAGATGATATATCTGTAGAAACTAGATTAGAAAAGCAATTTAATTTTCTAGAAAAAAATAAAAATATTTCTATGATAGGTACTAATATAATTTGCATAAATGAGGAAGATAATATTATAGAAGAATCAACAGACATTGTAACTGATAAAGAGTTAATTAAAGAAATATCTAGATATAGAAATTGTATGGTACATCCATCAATGATGTTTAAAAGAGAGGATATAATAAAAATCGGAAACTATAGACATGTATTATATGCAGAAGATTATGATTTAGTTTCAAGATTTATAACCTCTGGATATAGTATTTCTAATATTAATGAAGTATTATTAAAATATAGAGTAAGAAAAACTAGTGTAACTAACACTAATAAGAAAAATCAAATATTATCATCTTTATATATTAGTGAAATGCATGAAATGAGATTAAGAGGAGAAGATGATAAGTTTTCTTTAGAAGAATTAAAGAGAAGAATAGAAAACGACAATACTAAACTTCATGCTTTAGCAGATAAACTTTATACAAGTGGAATGGATTTATATCCAAATGGAAACAGCTTATTAAGAAAATTATACTTTTTATCATCAGTAATATTAGATGAAAAGTATAAAAAAATATTTAATATAAATAAAAAAGCTAACAATTTGTTAAATAATTAA
- a CDS encoding cytidylyltransferase domain-containing protein yields MYREKKFLAIIPARSGSKGIKDKNIIDLNGKPLIAHTIENAKKSNIFTDIIVSTDSDVYADISRSFGAWVPFLREENLSKDTSSTEEVLLDVIKRLREMGKEYDYFVLLQPTSPLRTNKDIIKAANLIIDEELNSVVSVCEMDHSPLLSNTLPSDLSLKDFINKNNLKRRQELGTFYRINGAIYICRVKNYEITKSFYEDKSKAYIMDRASSIDIDEPVDLIVAKALMKDCEKSKED; encoded by the coding sequence ATGTACAGAGAAAAGAAATTTCTCGCAATTATCCCTGCTAGAAGCGGATCTAAAGGGATTAAAGATAAAAATATAATTGATTTAAATGGAAAACCATTAATTGCACATACAATAGAAAATGCAAAGAAAAGTAATATATTTACTGATATTATAGTATCTACAGATTCAGATGTATATGCAGATATTTCAAGAAGCTTTGGAGCTTGGGTTCCTTTTTTAAGGGAAGAGAATTTATCAAAGGATACCTCCTCAACAGAGGAAGTTTTATTAGATGTAATAAAAAGATTAAGAGAAATGGGTAAGGAATATGATTACTTTGTATTACTTCAACCAACATCTCCATTAAGAACTAATAAAGATATTATTAAAGCTGCAAATCTTATAATTGATGAGGAATTAAATTCAGTAGTAAGCGTATGTGAAATGGATCATTCACCTTTACTATCAAATACATTACCGAGTGATTTATCATTAAAAGATTTTATTAATAAGAATAATCTTAAAAGAAGACAAGAATTAGGCACATTTTATAGAATAAATGGTGCTATATATATATGTAGAGTAAAAAATTATGAAATTACAAAAAGTTTCTATGAAGATAAGAGCAAAGCGTATATAATGGATAGGGCGAGTTCAATTGATATAGATGAACCTGTGGATTTAATTGTAGCTAAAGCACTTATGAAGGATTGTGAAAAGTCTAAGGAGGATTAG
- a CDS encoding oligosaccharide flippase family protein, with amino-acid sequence MLNKFTGDSLISAATWYTVGTFLLKGINFFTMPLYTKLLGLDTADYGITGIYSTYLGIISIFIGLGINGTLGTARANLPRDEYDGYISSTLFLSTLSFFGVFLLTIFFRNPISKFTELAVPLIILMVIQAFFDFVGGFNSSRLVFEKDYKKYLLISAISTLLNIGVSIVIILSLNNEKYLGRIYAGVIASVLIGIVVYINMMRKGKVFISLKHWKFCLPIALPLIVHNLSHMILTQSDRVMLQKYTTDSIVGLYNMSYNIGMIVNIILMSINSAWVAWYFDAQRDKLDKEIKEKAKIYIIVFTIFTGLFTLASPEMMKFLASKVFWPGIGIIPMVVLAYYFVFLYTFGVNYEFYRKKSTLISTGTMLAAIVNIVINFLLIPKIGGLGAAIATTISYALLFVFHEIIVRLVLKRKDFPFVYYIYALAAILVVMIFHYVFIDMMLVRWALIIIIIAGVLVNLKKVIK; translated from the coding sequence ATATTAAATAAATTTACTGGAGATTCTCTGATTTCTGCAGCAACATGGTACACGGTAGGTACTTTTCTTTTAAAGGGAATTAACTTTTTTACAATGCCACTTTATACTAAATTATTAGGATTAGATACTGCGGATTATGGAATTACAGGTATTTATTCTACATATTTAGGTATAATTTCTATTTTTATAGGACTTGGAATTAATGGAACATTAGGAACAGCTAGGGCCAACTTACCAAGAGATGAGTATGATGGATATATATCAAGTACATTGTTTTTATCAACATTAAGCTTCTTTGGGGTTTTCCTTCTTACAATATTTTTTAGAAATCCAATATCAAAATTTACTGAATTAGCAGTACCATTAATAATATTAATGGTAATACAGGCATTTTTTGATTTTGTTGGAGGATTTAATTCAAGTAGATTAGTTTTTGAAAAAGACTATAAAAAATATTTATTAATTTCAGCTATATCAACTTTATTAAACATAGGAGTTTCAATAGTTATAATATTATCACTAAATAATGAAAAATATTTAGGAAGAATATACGCTGGTGTTATAGCAAGTGTCTTAATTGGAATAGTTGTTTATATAAATATGATGAGAAAAGGAAAGGTATTTATAAGTTTAAAACATTGGAAGTTCTGCTTGCCAATAGCTTTACCTCTTATAGTACATAACCTTTCACATATGATATTAACACAATCTGATAGAGTAATGCTTCAAAAATATACTACGGATTCTATAGTTGGATTATACAATATGTCTTATAACATTGGTATGATAGTAAATATAATATTAATGTCAATAAATAGTGCATGGGTAGCTTGGTATTTTGATGCGCAAAGAGATAAATTAGATAAAGAAATAAAAGAAAAAGCTAAAATATATATAATTGTATTTACAATTTTTACAGGATTATTTACTTTAGCTTCTCCAGAAATGATGAAGTTTTTAGCAAGTAAAGTTTTCTGGCCTGGTATAGGAATAATACCTATGGTTGTTTTAGCATATTATTTTGTATTTTTATATACATTTGGTGTAAATTACGAATTTTACAGAAAGAAAAGTACGTTAATATCTACAGGAACCATGTTAGCGGCTATAGTTAATATTGTAATTAACTTTTTATTAATTCCTAAAATAGGAGGACTAGGAGCTGCTATAGCAACAACTATTTCTTATGCATTATTATTTGTATTCCATGAGATAATAGTAAGACTTGTATTAAAGAGAAAGGATTTCCCATTCGTATATTACATATATGCATTAGCAGCTATTTTAGTAGTTATGATATTCCATTATGTATTTATAGATATGATGTTAGTTAGATGGGCTTTAATCATTATAATAATTGCAGGAGTATTAGTAAATCTTAAAAAGGTTATAAAATAA